Proteins encoded within one genomic window of Haloarcula marismortui ATCC 43049:
- a CDS encoding SDR family NAD(P)-dependent oxidoreductase, translating into MTGSAKRVGREMLLELAAAGADVAVHYRTSEEAAAETAADARDHGVEATTVEGDVTEPDAVDSLFSDCESELGDVDILVNAVGPLPQGRWDELSLDEWKTAVEGCLYSTYLCSQRALLSMRAAGWGRIINFGVADARDDRAVPMNFPYFAAKKAVLQFTRTLAYDTQDDEITVNAVSPFAVENTVVDVSEFPRGRAATFEDVAAPILFFCSDAAAYISGQNVAIDGGRLQEA; encoded by the coding sequence GTGACAGGGTCTGCGAAGCGAGTCGGCCGAGAGATGCTGCTTGAGTTGGCGGCTGCCGGTGCCGATGTCGCCGTGCATTACCGGACGAGCGAAGAAGCGGCGGCGGAGACAGCAGCCGACGCACGGGATCACGGCGTCGAGGCAACGACCGTGGAAGGTGACGTAACTGAGCCTGACGCCGTTGATTCGCTGTTCTCGGACTGTGAATCGGAACTGGGGGATGTCGATATCTTGGTCAACGCAGTTGGTCCGCTCCCACAGGGGCGGTGGGATGAGCTGTCCCTCGATGAGTGGAAAACCGCTGTTGAGGGGTGTCTATACTCGACGTATCTGTGCTCGCAGCGAGCGCTCCTGTCGATGCGGGCAGCCGGCTGGGGACGGATTATCAACTTCGGCGTGGCAGACGCGCGTGATGACAGGGCAGTCCCGATGAACTTCCCGTACTTCGCGGCAAAAAAGGCAGTCCTGCAGTTCACGCGAACGTTGGCGTATGATACACAGGACGACGAGATTACAGTCAACGCTGTGTCGCCCTTCGCGGTCGAGAACACGGTTGTAGATGTCTCGGAGTTTCCGCGTGGGCGGGCAGCCACGTTCGAGGACGTTGCGGCACCGATTCTGTTTTTCTGTAGTGACGCGGCTGCGTACATTTCTGGCCAGAACGTGGCCATCGACGGTGGTCGACTGCAAGAAGCGTGA
- a CDS encoding PQQ-dependent sugar dehydrogenase — MDRRTFLAASGLTVAGTLAGCSAPSDNQQRDGDTATDSRQTDDSATAVTVETVADGLESPWSITPLPDGSQLLATERVGSVVLVDSADGIVTPVSNAPSVYASGQGGMLDAALHPDFPDPAWVYLTYSKANDSGESATHLGRGRLNVTDAQFEEFEHLHVAEPFVDSDGHFGSRVVFGPDGLVYMTVGDRQFKNFGPDHVAQDRTNELGTTLRLTPSGGIPDANPFTDDPDAVDSIFSYGHRNAQGMTVHPDTGAIWQAEFGEQDGDEINIVERGANYGWPVADEGCTYGSGDPIGVSHADRDDVVAPVYSWDCGSGGFPPSGATFYTGDAFTEWTGDLLVGGLASQYLARFTVDGRTVKEATSLLADRGWRIRDVVVEPGSGHILAVVDASNAPIVRLQPA; from the coding sequence ATGGACAGACGGACCTTCCTTGCTGCGAGCGGGCTCACGGTCGCAGGGACACTCGCGGGCTGTAGTGCCCCCAGTGACAACCAACAACGGGACGGCGATACAGCCACGGATTCTAGACAGACCGACGACTCAGCGACCGCTGTGACTGTCGAAACCGTCGCTGATGGGCTCGAATCCCCGTGGAGCATCACGCCGCTGCCTGATGGCTCGCAACTGCTGGCCACGGAGCGCGTCGGCAGCGTGGTGCTGGTCGACTCGGCCGACGGTATAGTCACACCGGTCAGTAACGCGCCGTCTGTGTATGCGAGCGGCCAGGGCGGGATGCTTGATGCGGCGTTGCATCCAGACTTTCCGGACCCGGCGTGGGTGTATCTGACATATTCGAAGGCCAACGACAGCGGTGAGTCGGCCACACATCTGGGACGTGGTCGCCTGAACGTGACTGACGCGCAATTCGAGGAATTCGAACACCTACACGTCGCCGAGCCGTTCGTCGACTCTGACGGCCACTTCGGGTCCCGCGTCGTGTTTGGCCCTGACGGGCTGGTGTACATGACTGTCGGCGACAGGCAGTTCAAGAACTTCGGGCCTGACCACGTCGCGCAGGACCGGACAAACGAACTCGGAACAACGCTTCGACTGACGCCTTCGGGCGGCATTCCCGATGCGAACCCGTTCACCGACGACCCGGACGCGGTCGATTCGATATTCAGCTACGGCCACCGTAACGCACAGGGAATGACCGTCCATCCTGACACCGGCGCTATCTGGCAGGCCGAGTTCGGCGAGCAGGACGGCGACGAAATCAACATCGTCGAACGGGGCGCGAACTACGGCTGGCCGGTCGCCGACGAGGGCTGTACCTACGGCAGCGGCGACCCGATCGGTGTCAGCCATGCGGACCGCGACGATGTCGTCGCACCAGTGTATTCGTGGGACTGTGGTTCCGGTGGGTTCCCACCCAGCGGCGCGACTTTCTACACCGGCGACGCATTCACTGAGTGGACTGGTGACTTGCTCGTCGGCGGACTGGCGTCGCAGTACCTTGCCCGGTTTACCGTCGACGGGCGAACGGTCAAAGAGGCGACATCTCTCCTCGCCGACCGCGGATGGCGCATCCGCGATGTCGTGGTTGAACCCGGAAGCGGACATATCCTTGCTGTCGTTGATGCGTCGAATGCACCGATTGTCCGACTCCAGCCCGCCTAA
- a CDS encoding ribonuclease HI family protein, with translation MDRHDQPAGDRERLPAETLSPLATRVDELLALYRYELTPAIDAINAAVAGYGGLFDPDTSAAEIRTAIDDLLESSPPPTQQETTDDAASRVVLYVDGSAHSNGPAGAGAVIQADETPIARLGRPVGSRTNNNVAEYAALHLGLQALATRCDPESVEIRIDSMTVINHIWGDSESTVKATPYSTAITDHLSALPTHEWTHLADSDPNPADAQATVGADIAALGPG, from the coding sequence ATGGACCGTCACGATCAGCCGGCAGGTGACAGAGAGCGTCTGCCAGCCGAGACGCTCTCGCCGCTGGCAACACGGGTCGACGAGCTGCTTGCGCTGTATCGCTACGAGCTCACCCCCGCTATCGATGCGATCAATGCTGCCGTTGCCGGCTACGGCGGCCTGTTCGACCCGGACACGTCTGCTGCTGAGATACGGACCGCAATCGATGATCTCCTCGAATCCAGCCCACCCCCGACACAGCAAGAAACGACCGATGACGCCGCGTCACGAGTCGTCCTCTATGTGGACGGCAGCGCACACAGCAACGGCCCAGCTGGTGCTGGTGCTGTGATTCAGGCTGATGAGACACCGATTGCCCGGCTCGGACGACCGGTCGGCTCCCGGACAAACAACAACGTCGCCGAATACGCTGCCCTCCACCTTGGACTGCAGGCGCTGGCGACACGGTGTGACCCGGAATCGGTTGAGATACGCATCGATTCGATGACCGTCATCAATCATATCTGGGGTGACAGTGAGAGCACCGTGAAGGCGACGCCGTACAGCACCGCAATCACGGACCATCTGTCGGCACTGCCTACCCACGAGTGGACGCATCTGGCCGACAGTGACCCGAATCCGGCTGATGCACAGGCGACGGTCGGGGCCGACATCGCAGCCCTTGGCCCGGGGTGA
- a CDS encoding NAD(P)/FAD-dependent oxidoreductase, producing the protein MYTDGQYDYDVAVVGGGPAGLTSALYTSRLGMDTIVINRGGGRAAMMTDTHNVIGVTEDVSGNEFLETAREQVQDYGGTYERGFVESVDPLADEEDGFTVTTSDGELAVKRVVLATGFADERPDPPLPRTGKGLHWCLHCDAFMFVGEPVFVMGTGEAAAHVAMIMLNYTDDVDILTRGETPEWSDETQTMLDNHPVEIVETELSGKQTDDDGWLSAYEFEDGSVREYKGGFPMLGSDYHAELADELGLDRNDDGTVAVDDHGETSVSGVYAVGDLTPGHNQIPIAMGEGADAGIAIHKDLRKYPRSVDDIESEGAVEDVEVPAVSEELFATALTHEGHAAGPRSEEAPEVRADDD; encoded by the coding sequence ATGTATACTGACGGGCAGTACGATTACGACGTGGCCGTTGTCGGCGGCGGGCCTGCCGGACTGACGAGCGCACTATACACCTCCCGGCTGGGGATGGACACGATTGTTATCAACCGCGGTGGGGGCCGCGCTGCGATGATGACCGACACGCACAACGTCATCGGCGTGACCGAGGATGTCTCAGGGAACGAATTCCTGGAGACAGCGCGCGAGCAGGTGCAGGACTACGGCGGAACCTACGAGCGGGGCTTTGTCGAGTCAGTGGACCCACTCGCCGACGAGGAGGACGGCTTCACGGTGACGACAAGCGACGGCGAACTGGCGGTCAAGCGAGTCGTGCTGGCGACCGGGTTCGCCGATGAGCGCCCGGACCCACCGCTGCCACGGACCGGCAAGGGGCTGCACTGGTGTCTCCACTGTGACGCGTTCATGTTTGTCGGTGAGCCGGTGTTCGTCATGGGGACCGGCGAAGCCGCGGCCCACGTCGCGATGATTATGCTGAACTACACCGACGACGTTGACATCCTGACCCGCGGCGAAACGCCGGAGTGGAGCGACGAGACGCAGACGATGCTCGACAATCACCCGGTCGAGATCGTCGAAACGGAACTCTCCGGGAAGCAGACCGACGACGACGGCTGGCTATCCGCCTATGAATTCGAGGACGGAAGCGTTCGGGAGTACAAGGGTGGCTTCCCGATGCTGGGGTCGGACTACCACGCGGAACTGGCCGATGAACTGGGGCTCGATAGAAACGACGACGGGACGGTGGCCGTCGACGACCACGGCGAGACCAGTGTCTCCGGTGTCTACGCTGTCGGAGACCTGACGCCGGGCCACAACCAGATCCCGATCGCCATGGGTGAGGGCGCAGACGCGGGTATTGCGATCCACAAAGACCTCAGGAAGTACCCGCGTTCAGTCGACGACATCGAGTCCGAGGGAGCGGTCGAAGATGTGGAGGTGCCCGCTGTCTCGGAGGAACTGTTCGCCACGGCGCTGACCCACGAGGGGCATGCTGCCGGGCCACGGTCGGAGGAAGCGCCAGAGGTCCGCGCTGACGACGACTGA
- a CDS encoding ribbon-helix-helix domain-containing protein, with protein MVKSTVRFPEAVMDCVEEMVEEGVFSNKSEFQRFAVEYVLSEIEDYEPEMVDFDELQKEVFQHQAVSSRAEMSPEINENFYENAARVRQFAIRGDIETAEEYIDTAYPVTDPRCLLLDDLLESYRQRDTDDE; from the coding sequence GTGGTCAAGTCAACGGTCCGGTTCCCCGAAGCGGTGATGGACTGCGTCGAGGAGATGGTAGAAGAGGGTGTCTTCTCGAACAAGTCCGAGTTTCAGCGGTTCGCCGTTGAGTACGTCCTTTCGGAAATCGAGGACTACGAACCGGAGATGGTTGATTTCGACGAACTCCAGAAAGAGGTCTTTCAACACCAGGCGGTTTCCAGTCGGGCCGAGATGTCGCCGGAGATCAACGAGAACTTCTACGAGAACGCTGCGCGCGTCCGGCAGTTCGCTATTCGCGGTGATATCGAGACGGCAGAGGAGTACATCGACACTGCCTACCCCGTCACTGACCCTCGTTGCTTGCTGCTTGACGACTTGCTTGAATCCTATCGACAGCGCGACACCGACGACGAATAG
- a CDS encoding sulfatase, which yields MGRPNVLLVVLDCVRAANTSLLGHRRKTTPFLEEFGREATVYTQARTTASWSLPAHTSLFTGVPSEGHKLQITERLQPGQTIFDFLDGEGYETGVFTENPYLTVHPSGLSDSFETVVTERPDSTDVDDPSETRNGVDGFWYADRLTEWIDEQTESWAACLNLMDAHMPYATRDAYDEWGADFYWAMHDELPIKWEWSVYGEQLPAGVGQLLEPLYDGAIRQTDAILEQVIGALEARGVLDDTLVVITSDHGDGFGEPPQAATEPPAVMHGMGTQEELFHVPLVVRGPGQTGGRRIESLATLAQFPDAVLAAFDGEADDSGWFVAPDGQTTAYQAPPTGQTAEYAEQYTDEPDRFRQSASLVYRDGPGDTVYKRAAWGDDEYEAVVRGRRSESSDDTPIDRPPSDVVADSAEHSETLEITQLAAGEDEMAEYDIDGFEDIDLQSRLERLGYL from the coding sequence ATGGGTCGGCCAAACGTGTTACTCGTCGTTCTTGACTGTGTACGCGCGGCGAACACTTCGCTGTTAGGTCATCGGCGCAAGACCACACCCTTCCTCGAAGAGTTTGGTCGTGAGGCGACGGTGTACACGCAGGCACGAACGACCGCGAGCTGGTCGCTGCCGGCCCATACGAGCCTATTTACCGGTGTTCCGTCCGAGGGTCATAAACTCCAGATAACTGAACGGCTGCAACCCGGCCAGACCATCTTTGATTTCCTCGATGGGGAGGGCTACGAGACCGGCGTGTTCACCGAGAACCCGTATCTCACGGTTCACCCGTCCGGGCTCAGTGACAGCTTCGAGACCGTCGTGACGGAACGGCCCGATTCGACGGACGTTGACGACCCATCCGAGACCCGCAACGGTGTCGACGGGTTCTGGTACGCTGACAGGCTGACAGAGTGGATCGACGAGCAAACGGAGTCCTGGGCTGCGTGCCTGAATCTGATGGATGCGCATATGCCGTACGCAACGCGGGACGCCTACGATGAGTGGGGGGCGGACTTTTACTGGGCAATGCATGACGAACTCCCGATCAAGTGGGAGTGGAGTGTCTATGGGGAGCAACTCCCGGCGGGCGTCGGACAACTGCTTGAGCCGCTGTACGACGGCGCGATTCGCCAGACTGACGCCATTCTGGAGCAGGTCATTGGTGCTCTGGAGGCACGTGGTGTTTTAGACGATACGCTCGTGGTCATCACGTCGGACCACGGTGATGGGTTCGGAGAGCCGCCACAGGCCGCCACAGAGCCACCGGCCGTCATGCACGGGATGGGCACGCAGGAGGAACTGTTTCACGTCCCACTGGTCGTCCGCGGACCGGGGCAGACCGGGGGACGGCGAATCGAGTCCCTGGCGACGTTGGCACAGTTTCCCGACGCTGTGCTGGCTGCCTTTGACGGCGAAGCAGACGACTCCGGGTGGTTCGTCGCACCCGATGGGCAAACAACTGCATATCAGGCACCACCGACCGGGCAGACGGCGGAGTACGCCGAACAGTACACTGACGAACCGGACCGATTCCGACAGTCTGCGTCGCTCGTGTATCGTGATGGGCCCGGCGACACCGTATACAAGCGCGCAGCGTGGGGGGATGATGAGTACGAAGCGGTCGTGCGGGGCCGGCGGTCCGAGTCGAGCGACGACACACCTATTGACCGCCCGCCATCGGACGTTGTCGCTGACTCCGCAGAGCACAGTGAGACGCTCGAAATCACCCAACTCGCCGCCGGGGAGGATGAAATGGCAGAATACGACATCGATGGCTTTGAGGACATAGATCTCCAGTCACGGCTGGAGCGACTCGGCTATCTCTAA
- a CDS encoding universal stress protein — MYSDILVPTDGSASMEQVLEHTIDIADGRDVTVHALYVIDDRAFLSMDDEMQDEVLENLRAEGEEATSAVRDTLEQDGIEVSTATQRGKPADNIVSYVEDADIDLITMGTQADKYEQNMLGSTAQKVVTKSSVPVLTVGVSESE, encoded by the coding sequence ATGTATAGCGATATTCTCGTTCCAACGGATGGGAGTGCGTCAATGGAGCAGGTACTGGAACACACGATCGATATTGCCGACGGGCGGGATGTCACCGTCCACGCGCTGTATGTCATCGACGACCGGGCGTTCCTGTCGATGGATGACGAGATGCAGGACGAGGTGCTTGAGAACCTGCGAGCGGAGGGCGAAGAAGCCACGTCGGCAGTCCGGGACACACTGGAACAGGACGGAATCGAAGTCTCGACAGCGACCCAGCGGGGCAAACCGGCAGACAACATTGTGTCGTACGTTGAAGACGCCGATATTGATCTGATTACGATGGGAACGCAGGCAGACAAATATGAACAGAATATGCTCGGGAGCACGGCACAGAAGGTCGTCACGAAGTCGTCCGTTCCAGTCCTCACTGTTGGCGTTTCCGAGTCGGAGTAA
- a CDS encoding methyl-accepting chemotaxis protein, which produces MANGNMTGAGNIGSQDTAGGDGGFLSTIPDGSSIPDETWQRRHKYFIITVLSHIPFLLALGLVETTQSPIIGATIPSIPTGRVLLQIGLIAGFAFAAALPQLSRRVRTVLAVTGLAFCTGTLVHFSGGYIEAHFHFFIAIGIAAIYEDWIPFGIGIGYVVASHIIFGIIDPTSVYNHTAAQLNPIAWGAVHGGFVAMLAISLTIHLSSIEKSRQKAQTEIERARERANKIDNLEEERAEIEQQREEAQRLRDEAEQEREEVAALNSHLELKAQTYKDAMEDMADGDFTTRVDSDSMNDSMAEIGVAFNSMADELEATLGEIQSFAAAVDRQVTESDSALQEVATASDGVSGSIQQIAAGADEQREMVEEASAEVSNFSAAVEEIAASADEVAQTSAETATIATDGQSLAEDTLTDAKDVKASIDETVETVTELDDQMAEIATIVDFISDIAEQTNMLALNANIEAARAGNSGTGDAGDGFAVVADEVKTLADETQESAGNIRTRIENIQAQTGTVVSQVERASELVEKEIEAVERSVTAFERVAENAAETDTGVQEISDTTDSQAATSEGVVSMIDEVAEISVESADETESVSATVEEQTASINEVSNRMESLSDQAQQLETLVGSFSVRTDVAQSQ; this is translated from the coding sequence ATGGTAACATGACAGGTGCTGGAAACATTGGAAGTCAGGACACTGCCGGCGGCGATGGTGGCTTCCTCTCGACCATCCCGGATGGGAGTTCAATTCCTGACGAGACGTGGCAGCGCCGCCACAAATATTTCATAATCACAGTTCTGTCGCACATTCCGTTTTTACTGGCCCTCGGGCTCGTTGAGACGACGCAGAGCCCAATCATTGGCGCAACCATCCCCTCGATACCAACCGGACGGGTGCTGCTTCAGATTGGTCTTATTGCTGGGTTTGCGTTCGCCGCAGCCCTACCGCAACTCAGCCGTCGAGTGCGAACTGTGCTAGCGGTCACGGGACTCGCGTTCTGTACCGGCACGCTTGTACACTTCAGCGGCGGGTACATCGAGGCACACTTCCACTTCTTCATCGCAATCGGTATCGCCGCCATCTATGAAGATTGGATTCCGTTCGGCATCGGCATTGGATACGTTGTCGCGAGCCACATCATCTTCGGCATCATCGATCCCACGTCAGTCTACAACCACACGGCGGCGCAGCTGAACCCCATCGCCTGGGGCGCCGTCCACGGCGGGTTCGTCGCAATGCTGGCTATCTCACTGACGATCCACCTGAGTTCCATCGAAAAGTCCCGACAAAAGGCACAGACAGAGATTGAACGTGCCCGCGAACGGGCGAATAAGATCGATAACTTGGAAGAAGAGCGAGCCGAAATTGAACAGCAGCGCGAGGAAGCCCAACGCCTTAGAGACGAGGCCGAGCAAGAGCGTGAAGAGGTCGCTGCGCTCAACAGCCATCTCGAACTGAAGGCCCAGACGTACAAAGACGCAATGGAGGACATGGCTGACGGCGACTTCACAACGCGTGTTGATTCGGACAGTATGAACGACTCGATGGCTGAAATCGGCGTTGCGTTCAACAGTATGGCGGACGAACTCGAAGCGACGCTCGGTGAGATTCAGTCGTTCGCTGCTGCCGTCGATAGACAGGTCACGGAGTCGGACTCAGCGTTGCAGGAAGTCGCGACAGCGAGCGACGGTGTGAGCGGCTCTATCCAGCAGATCGCTGCCGGCGCTGATGAACAGCGGGAAATGGTCGAAGAGGCGAGCGCCGAAGTCTCGAATTTCTCAGCGGCGGTCGAAGAGATCGCGGCGTCAGCTGATGAAGTCGCACAGACTTCTGCCGAAACCGCAACAATCGCGACTGATGGGCAGTCACTCGCCGAAGACACGCTAACTGATGCGAAAGATGTCAAGGCGTCTATCGACGAAACGGTGGAGACAGTAACCGAACTTGACGACCAGATGGCAGAGATCGCGACAATTGTTGATTTCATCTCCGATATTGCCGAACAGACGAATATGTTGGCGCTGAACGCGAACATCGAAGCGGCCCGCGCTGGGAACTCCGGGACTGGAGATGCAGGCGACGGCTTCGCTGTTGTGGCTGACGAGGTCAAGACACTGGCCGACGAGACCCAGGAATCTGCGGGGAACATCCGAACCCGAATCGAGAACATTCAGGCCCAGACCGGCACTGTCGTCAGTCAGGTTGAACGGGCGAGTGAGCTAGTGGAAAAAGAGATCGAAGCCGTTGAGCGGTCCGTTACTGCGTTCGAACGGGTTGCTGAGAACGCCGCGGAAACCGATACTGGTGTCCAAGAAATTAGCGACACGACTGATAGCCAGGCAGCGACCAGTGAAGGTGTTGTGTCGATGATCGACGAGGTAGCGGAGATCAGTGTTGAGTCGGCAGACGAAACGGAATCCGTGTCCGCGACAGTCGAAGAACAAACTGCTTCGATCAACGAAGTGAGCAATCGGATGGAGTCGCTGTCCGACCAGGCACAACAGCTCGAAACGCTGGTCGGGTCGTTCAGCGTCAGAACCGATGTCGCTCAGTCACAGTAA